The Arachis hypogaea cultivar Tifrunner chromosome 16, arahy.Tifrunner.gnm2.J5K5, whole genome shotgun sequence genome contains a region encoding:
- the LOC112755349 gene encoding uncharacterized protein gives MDEFFEHTHTRKEDRTQWVDEHSRKTKDIFQERMFQAEQERQAAIEAGVIDPPPVSEESIWIETVGGKRRGRVYGMGEVRDSSMVRPRVDGPTTTTSADVLDLRERIIILNRKVEQHAAKYRELEDRYQREKREWQQTVESLREDLNTSNSQMDQFSHQLSSLTEYVRAMGPSSSGSRVPPPPPFTFPSSQKSTAPALGRKLPPILQRPGQPQSSQREDDSDDFDDSDDYLDEYE, from the exons ATGGATGAGTTTTTTGAGCACACTCATACTCGCAAAGAGGATAGGACTCAATGGGTTGATGAACACTCCCGAAAGACAAAG GATATATTTCAAGAGCGTATGTTTCAGGCTGAGCAAGAGCGGCAGGCTGCTATAGAGGCTGGTGTAATTGATCCACCACCTGTCTCTGAGGAAAGCATATGGATTGAGACAGTGGGTGGAAAACGAAGAGGTAGGGTATATGGCATGGGTGAGGTAAGGGACTCTTCCATGGTGCGGCCTCGAGTTGATGGGCCAACCACGACCACCAGCGCTGATGTTTTGGATCTTAGAGAACGAATCATAATACTCAATAGGAAAGTTGAACAACATGCCGCTAAATATAGAGAGCTTGAAGACCGCTACCAAAGGGAGAAAAGAGAGTGGCAACAGACTGTTGAATCCTTGCGTGAGGATCTCAACACCAGTAACTCACAGATGGATCAATTTAGTCATCAGTTGAGCAGTTTGACTGAGTATGTGAGAGCCATGGGTCCTAGTAGTTCTGGATCACGTGTTCCCCCACCTCCTCCTTTTACTTTCCCAAGCTCTCAAAAAAGCACAGCCCCAGCCCTAGGTAGAAAACTCCCACCTATTCTGCAGCGACCAGGACAACCACAGAGTTCTCAAAGGGAGGATGATTCTGACGATTTTGATGACTCAGATGATTATTTAGACGAGTATGAGTAG